From the genome of Drosophila virilis strain 15010-1051.87 unplaced genomic scaffold, Dvir_AGI_RSII-ME tig00001479, whole genome shotgun sequence:
gcaaactcgtattttccgttgttaaagaaggcagttttttctatgtctgaCTTTTTAAGGGGTATTTAATTTCgggtatttgtctgcggtagtttctttattcagtttcctgtagtctataaccatccgatatttcttttgcccgggggcatctaattttttcggaacaatccacacaggtgaattgtatGGCGATCGGGATTGGTTGTGTCtcgtcttttaaagacattggaaattggtaaaattttgaatatatggggCAGTcggtttttgtttaaatttctGCTCTGACATTGGTTGTGTATATCAGTTTTTCGTCTGGATTGGCGAATAGGcgtgggtgcattttaactagttgattgaggctatttttttgttcgtttgtcatatgttctgtccgtggtattaccaatgacaatataaacacaaagatgagtaacgtccatacatttgaatgcgacgcaaaatttctggcctggcctttcatctggcctttgaggcttcgtacggcatgcctgccgactggtagtttgttctccaaagaccagacgaacgaatgccgaagtcgcggcttgctgatgctgacacgagctacgaagttagtcgccagcctgcctacAGCAAAGCTAGTCGATGCTttgtcgcttcgttttcgaagtacattgagcgaaaaagtttagaacttacgatcgacgcaaagtgcttgtgctttatccatgaaatgcatgctttatttaaatgatatattaccatagatattaacgattaattttacaggaacatttaagaacttatataatttttacccAAGGCGCTTCTTACGCAATAACTTtcttaagaaaatagcacgcatagattgatttcacttttctttttggacagtgtatgctcgagaaaagttcttgtctcagccaatagcttgcgtgcacctttcgttgtattcgtgaattatacatgcataagaactataaagtatgcatgtatgtgttgttattaactgctctggctttagctggcaagaaattaattttgttagttttctagcgcagatcatgacctatcccaaatttgtgttgatatatgaatgcattttgtgtactgaggttagctccgcagaaaatatgtatttctaagtcgatgcatttatttacataatttctttaaattaaatcaaaattaaactaaaaaatacaattacatttcaagtcgacccgaaggtcatatttagttatgatcccattataattataatggcctcctcgcggtgttccctgcgtactttgttctttataattcgaacatcaaaaataataaaataaaatataaaataaaaatgaattaaatgtttctttaaaaacaacaaatttgcacttttatttccttaatttattttgtattacttaaaacaaataataatttaatcaataatttcaaatatataaaattacataaatgtgtgcatcgacttaaaaatacatattttctgcggagccaacctcagtacacaaaatgcattcatatatcaacagaaattttgggtaagtcgtgatctgcgctaaaaaaactaagaaaattgtttctttgccagccaaagactttgccagagcagtggataacaacatattcaaatatgctgttatgtatgtatattcacacgcatacaaacataattgcttgcacggccctcatagagccgaagctgagagcacattctatttttagctttttcgttctctcggctgtgagagcgcaatgtgctacagatttcgttttcgttctcaattttaaaaaaatcaagctgcatagtagcattttgttgtatggcgttactcatcttagtgtttatattgtctttggtattaGCGTGTTGACCGCCTCTATTTTATCTGCTTAATGGGTATGCTAATATCGTTCTTGATTATTTgtagattcttgctgctttgtatcacagcatctagttccattagactatcgttacctaatatggcgtCGAACGATTTTAAGTTGGgtaagaattttatttttatatcggTTCTATTGAAAAGATAAGCGaacttgtggtgtgtaattttaatgcttccgccGACTGTGACGGCTTCGAAGGGTTTTTCATTTGTGATAAGTTCGCACACGAATTTGGGTTGGACGTAATTTCGAtttgatcctgtatctattaatattttgagTAACTTTCCGCTCCCCATCTTACATTCTATATAAGGGAGAGAGGAGATCTTTATCCTTAAAATttaatgtctgagtgttcgtaTTGGGTATTTTGTCCGTCATCTGCTTCTTTCGTTTAATGGCTGCTCGTATTCAGTCTGCTGTTTgtaatttagcattgattgtacGTATTCCTCCATGGTCACAGAGTTGTCAGTgttttctgtctgtctgttctcctgtttgtatgttgaaatttctttgttttttgtccgtggcgtttgttggtggtggaggtcttttCTCTACCTCAAAATTTGGTCTGTACATGTAATTTATCATCCTCGTGAATATGCTTTGGTCACCGTCCGTTGGTACAGGACgtggttggggttttggtgcAGAAGGTCTATTGAGTACGCatacctgttgtggttgtgtctggtaGGTTCTTTGGTTGGGGTACTGTGGAATCGGGccattattgttgtaagtCGGTGGTCCATGGCTTGTATTAGTTGGCCAAGGTAAATGGATCGGGAGTTAGGGCCTGTAACTGGGTGGTGGCCTAAAAGTTTGGGCGAAAGAAGTCTGAGCTGTTCGGGGTGGCAGTGTAGGTGgtggtatatttctatttgggtttctggcatgtgtctgttgatttctattcaaagccatgttagtgcgatagctttgattctcAAGTTTAAAACAATAGTGAAGGGGTGAAGGTAGATCTGCTAGCTCCTTTCTTCCAAGAATCCGTAGTAAATCTCCTTTCAAACCTTTAATAAAGGTATCTAATGCTTTAtctcggtatatttttgtcataagggtttcggattccctatttaatttcatgcagcctactttatttagtatcagcgacaagtggttgtaaacgacctggtagaattcttctactgtttggttgttaccttgcactaacattgtcatctgatattctaatgttCCCAGATCTCTTTTGTCTGCATATTGCAGCGTGAGACACATTTGGAGATAGCGCTCCAATTTAGGGGAACATTATGCGATTCGAGGGCCGTGTCAACATTGccagtgattttgtttctcactgtaTGTAATATGCCAAAGTATTATGGTTTAAATTGTCGTTGGCAGTTATTGTTTGGTCGTCTACGTCACTAACTGCTTTACTAATGTCGGCAAttgttgtgccaaaatctGGCTAACCATGGCTGCTATCATCTGCTCTGCGGTATTCGCCATGcctctattttgtaaatgtgttatttttgtctgtcgatatgtcgttgttgctgtctgttcaAGTTATGTCAACCTGAGGTTGATCTGATACTATTGGGGGCCTGactaaattgctttcattagctataatcaagatatatttcttattgtatattttaagatattcgcgaaaattatttaaatccggtgttaatttttgtactatatattttgattgaatttttggtcgtttttgttttctttttaaaaccagtggctggtttcttccttctactttggaGGGTCCCTTGGGAGTCGCCAAGTTGGAATAAATGTATACTACATTCGtagtctttatatttgtttatcgttttacACTTCTTTATCTTGCTTATTGATCTacaatattttgcatttctttttcttataattatatttgacTTTTGTGTTAGGTGTTTGTTCGTTTGTATgtttttcacttaatttctaacttacagtACTATTCCTGATGTGGCAACGTCCCCTGCCGGTCCGGATTTGGGTATCTACTGGGGATCCTGCGACCAGTCTTCGTTGAGAGTATCCTGCGGGTGCGCCTTACGAGATGCGTTGACCACCGATGggcaaaattaaacaattaagtTGCAATTGCCTTTGGAGAATTTCACcaatcgttgaatttaattgacgagagttgcactggttttattttcgcgtaAAACCGGCTAACGAcccggtccctgctcgggcgccagttaattccaaagtATATTAAAcaatgataaaaatataatttttatgtaaGCAATACTttctttatttgatgttaatttgcaactaa
Proteins encoded in this window:
- the AlkB gene encoding uncharacterized protein AlkB isoform X6 codes for the protein MKQTIPLTVGVIFLLLCITASSSIRLSLPNMASNDFKLVLFLMWQRPLPVRIWVSTGDPATSLR